The following are encoded in a window of Armatimonadota bacterium genomic DNA:
- a CDS encoding GerMN domain-containing protein produces the protein MNPDRNRSVRNRWLLAFLLVIGPALVWYLFIRPVPTEVAVYFTRVQDGEATLAPVTRLVLARSLESKLRGAYTALLAGPSEGERALGLTTEIPPGTVLRGLAVAGDVAVVDLSAEVERGGGSSSVQGRVWQLVYTGTQFSGVSRVRILIEGQPRKALGGEGFIIEDPLPRPPAIPRF, from the coding sequence GTGAACCCTGATCGGAACCGGTCCGTGCGGAACCGCTGGCTGCTGGCCTTCCTGCTGGTTATCGGTCCGGCCCTGGTCTGGTACCTCTTCATCCGCCCCGTACCCACCGAAGTCGCCGTCTACTTCACCCGGGTCCAGGACGGTGAGGCCACGCTGGCCCCGGTTACCCGTCTGGTCCTGGCCCGCAGCCTGGAGAGCAAGCTGCGCGGGGCGTACACAGCGCTGCTGGCCGGCCCCTCGGAAGGGGAGCGGGCGCTGGGGCTGACCACGGAGATCCCTCCGGGGACGGTCCTGCGCGGGCTGGCAGTGGCCGGTGACGTGGCGGTGGTGGATCTCTCCGCGGAGGTGGAGCGCGGCGGAGGGTCGTCCAGCGTGCAGGGCCGTGTCTGGCAGCTGGTCTACACGGGAACACAATTCTCTGGCGTCTCCCGTGTGCGCATCCTGATAGAGGGACAGCCACGGAAGGCGCTGGGCGGAGAAGGGTTCATCATCGAGGACCCTCTCCCGCGGCCGCCGGCCATCCCGCGGTTCTAG
- a CDS encoding acyl-CoA carboxylase subunit beta, translating into MGGEERIRRQHAAGKLTARERLDLLLDAGSFVELDRFVTHRGREFGLDRVEAPADGVVTGWGTIDGRPVAVFSQDFTVLGGSLGEGHAGKIVKVMDLALGSGIPIIGLNDSGGARIQEGVAALGGYAEIFLRNVLASGVVPQISAVLGPCAGGAVYSPAMTDFIIMVRGTSYMYVTGPQVVKAVTREEVSHEELGGAGVHATRSGVAHFVADDDEEALGLVRRLLAYLPQNNVDDPPRLEPSDDPARMDDALNTLVPEDPARPYDMREVIRRVVDHGEFLEVHRDFAPNLLVGFARLHGRSVGIVAQQPAVLAGVLDIDSSDKGARFVRFCDAFNIPLLTFVDVPGFMPGTAQEAGGIIRHGAKLLYAYCEATVPKLTVITRKAYGGAYDVMSSRHIRGDLNLAWPTAEIAVMGPEGAIDIIFRKELAEAEDPEARRRKLVDAYRAQFANPYVAAARGYIDDVIEPRETRPRLIAALEVLQGKRQPTPKRKHGNIPL; encoded by the coding sequence ATGGGCGGCGAGGAGCGGATCCGCCGGCAGCATGCCGCGGGCAAGCTCACCGCCCGCGAGCGCCTGGACCTGCTGCTGGACGCGGGATCGTTTGTGGAGCTGGACCGCTTCGTCACCCACCGCGGCCGGGAGTTCGGCCTGGACCGGGTGGAAGCCCCGGCCGACGGCGTGGTCACCGGCTGGGGGACCATCGACGGCCGTCCGGTAGCCGTCTTCTCCCAGGACTTCACCGTGCTGGGCGGGTCGCTGGGTGAGGGGCACGCCGGGAAGATCGTCAAGGTCATGGACCTGGCGCTTGGTAGCGGCATCCCCATCATCGGCCTCAACGACTCGGGCGGAGCCCGCATCCAGGAAGGGGTGGCCGCGCTGGGGGGGTACGCTGAGATCTTCCTGCGCAACGTGCTGGCCTCCGGCGTCGTCCCGCAGATCTCCGCGGTGCTGGGCCCCTGCGCCGGCGGCGCCGTCTACTCGCCGGCCATGACCGATTTCATCATCATGGTGCGCGGCACGTCCTACATGTACGTCACCGGCCCGCAGGTGGTGAAGGCAGTGACCCGCGAGGAGGTCAGCCACGAGGAGCTGGGCGGGGCGGGGGTGCACGCCACCAGGAGCGGCGTGGCCCACTTCGTGGCCGACGACGACGAGGAGGCTCTGGGGCTGGTGCGCCGGCTGCTGGCCTACCTGCCGCAGAACAACGTGGACGATCCGCCGCGCCTGGAGCCCAGCGACGACCCGGCGCGCATGGACGACGCCCTGAACACGCTGGTTCCGGAGGACCCGGCCAGGCCCTACGACATGCGCGAGGTCATCCGGCGCGTCGTCGATCACGGAGAGTTCCTGGAGGTGCACCGCGACTTCGCCCCCAACCTGCTGGTGGGCTTCGCCCGCCTCCACGGCCGGTCCGTCGGCATCGTGGCGCAGCAGCCCGCGGTGCTGGCCGGGGTGCTGGATATCGACTCCTCGGACAAGGGCGCCCGCTTCGTCCGTTTCTGTGACGCCTTCAACATCCCGCTGCTCACCTTCGTGGACGTGCCGGGGTTCATGCCGGGGACGGCCCAGGAGGCCGGCGGGATCATCCGTCACGGGGCCAAGCTCCTCTACGCCTACTGCGAGGCCACAGTGCCCAAGCTGACGGTGATCACGCGCAAGGCCTACGGTGGAGCCTACGATGTGATGAGCAGCCGGCATATCCGCGGCGACCTGAACCTGGCCTGGCCCACCGCCGAGATTGCGGTGATGGGACCGGAGGGAGCCATCGATATCATCTTCCGCAAGGAGCTGGCTGAGGCCGAGGATCCCGAGGCGCGTCGCCGCAAGCTGGTTGACGCCTACCGCGCTCAGTTCGCCAACCCCTATGTGGCCGCCGCCCGCGGCTACATCGACGACGTCATCGAACCGCGGGAGACCCGCCCCCGCCTCATCGCCGCCCTGGAGGTCCTGCAGGGCAAGCGCCAGCCAACCCCCAAGCGCAAGCATGGCAACATCCCTCTCTGA
- a CDS encoding FAD-binding oxidoreductase, which translates to MDSADVVVIGGGCTGTSTAFQLARRGAGRVLLLEQDQVGGGPTGKSSGIVRLHYSLEPLIRLARRSLEIFQRFADLVGGTADFRSTGFLLLAGEADRPRLEANVRLQSALGVRTSVLGPHQLAELEPAMRLEDVTAAAFEPDSGYADGHATSTSFAAAARRHGAVVSPGTAARRIVVERGRVQGVETDAGWIRTARVLVAAGPWTPRLLEPLGVRLPIRAVRVQVAAVYISAVVIRRICGDLLRGFYLRPDVGGQVLLGSLQEADEQEVSVDRYDQGLDFAFAERVGRWLAWRYPAAAEGEVRGGFASLYDVTPDWQPVLGPVEGVEGLFVAAGFSGHGFKLSPALGEVLAQYLLGERPAIDLGIFRPSRFVEGALIRSPYEYGILG; encoded by the coding sequence ATGGATAGCGCCGACGTGGTGGTCATTGGCGGTGGGTGCACCGGCACCAGCACAGCCTTCCAGCTGGCGCGCCGGGGGGCGGGCCGCGTCCTACTGCTGGAGCAGGATCAGGTGGGAGGCGGGCCCACGGGTAAGTCCAGCGGCATCGTCCGCCTGCACTACTCTCTGGAGCCGTTGATCCGCCTGGCCCGGCGCAGCCTGGAGATCTTCCAGCGCTTCGCCGACCTGGTGGGGGGGACTGCCGACTTCCGCAGCACCGGGTTCCTCCTGCTGGCCGGAGAGGCCGACCGCCCCCGGCTGGAGGCCAACGTCCGCCTGCAGTCCGCTCTGGGCGTGCGCACCTCGGTGCTCGGGCCGCACCAGCTGGCGGAGCTGGAACCGGCCATGCGCCTGGAGGACGTAACCGCGGCCGCCTTCGAGCCGGACTCCGGGTATGCCGACGGACACGCCACCAGCACATCGTTCGCCGCGGCGGCGCGACGCCACGGCGCGGTCGTCTCCCCCGGCACCGCCGCCAGGCGCATCGTCGTGGAGCGCGGCAGGGTGCAGGGGGTAGAGACCGATGCCGGGTGGATCCGCACCGCTCGCGTCCTGGTGGCCGCCGGACCGTGGACACCGCGCCTGCTGGAGCCGCTGGGCGTTCGCCTGCCCATCCGCGCCGTGCGCGTGCAGGTGGCCGCAGTGTATATATCCGCGGTGGTCATCCGGCGGATCTGCGGCGACCTGCTGCGGGGCTTCTACCTGCGGCCCGATGTGGGCGGTCAGGTACTCCTGGGATCTCTGCAGGAGGCCGACGAGCAGGAGGTCTCCGTCGACCGCTACGACCAGGGGCTGGACTTCGCCTTCGCCGAGCGCGTGGGGCGGTGGCTGGCCTGGCGGTACCCGGCAGCGGCGGAGGGAGAAGTGCGCGGCGGGTTTGCCAGCCTCTACGACGTCACCCCCGACTGGCAGCCGGTGCTGGGGCCGGTGGAGGGTGTGGAGGGGCTCTTCGTCGCCGCGGGGTTCAGCGGACACGGTTTCAAGCTCAGTCCCGCCCTGGGCGAGGTCCTGGCGCAGTACCTGCTCGGCGAGCGTCCCGCCATCGACCTGGGGATCTTTCGTCCCTCGCGCTTCGTGGAAGGGGCCCTCATCCGCAGCCCCTACGAGTACGGCATTCTGGGCTGA
- a CDS encoding GNAT family N-acetyltransferase, with the protein MKLEHVDPGDRKFRDWMRHYREEINGEAPPEEWLDQYLKVLFRDQGKTRHIWWAVDQGRKVGFAIATLQRGMVDGRAQGMIAEFFIYPEYRREGLGRRLAEAVITFLKAQGAGEIYAAVVAGNVRGLRFWEACGFQIARYSMVYRPDARREEEDEEL; encoded by the coding sequence ATGAAACTGGAGCACGTCGACCCCGGCGACAGGAAGTTCCGGGACTGGATGCGCCACTACCGCGAGGAGATCAACGGGGAGGCGCCTCCGGAGGAGTGGCTGGACCAGTACCTGAAGGTCCTCTTCCGGGACCAGGGCAAGACGCGACACATCTGGTGGGCGGTGGACCAGGGACGGAAGGTGGGCTTCGCCATCGCCACCCTGCAGCGGGGGATGGTGGACGGGCGGGCCCAGGGGATGATTGCCGAGTTTTTCATCTACCCGGAATACCGCCGTGAGGGGCTCGGCCGCCGCCTGGCCGAGGCGGTGATCACCTTCCTCAAGGCGCAGGGCGCGGGCGAGATCTACGCCGCCGTGGTGGCGGGCAACGTCCGCGGGCTGCGCTTCTGGGAGGCGTGCGGGTTCCAGATCGCCCGCTACTCCATGGTCTACCGGCCGGACGCCCGGCGTGAGGAGGAGGACGAAGAGCTCTGA
- a CDS encoding biotin carboxylase N-terminal domain-containing protein has product MRIRRLLIANRGEIAVRIIRACRALGVVPLAVFSPVDRSAPHVRLAAEAWPLPGDSPAESYLNIPRLLEIARAAEADALHPGYGFLAENPAFAAACAAAGVIFVGPPAEVLARCGDKVTARQRIAAAGVPVLPGTGAVDDREAIAAADVVGYPLLIKAVGGGGGKGIHLVESAADLPSALRLARGEAVAAFGDPRLYLERWLDRPRHVEVQVLADARGEVVHLGERECSVQRRHQKVIEESPAPALTPALRDRLGMAAVAAARAVGYVNAGTVEFLLDGEAFYCIEVNARLQVEHPVTEMVTGVDLVEAQLRIAGGEPLWLGQDQVVLRGHAIECRVGAEDPHHGFLPSLGVIVEVREPAGPGVRVDSGLVPGLPVSRYYDPLLAKVITWGPSRSTALDRMAAALDEMAVSGVRTTLPFLRWAVRDPAFRAGAYDIRFAQRWDRRLDEQPPDREAQEVSVIAASLWTHQRLRARARRQVPADGWQRVARLEALRGGM; this is encoded by the coding sequence GTGCGCATCCGCCGCCTGCTGATTGCCAACCGCGGTGAGATTGCCGTCCGCATCATCCGGGCGTGCCGCGCGCTGGGTGTCGTCCCCCTGGCCGTCTTCTCCCCGGTGGACCGGAGCGCGCCGCACGTGCGCCTGGCGGCGGAGGCCTGGCCGCTGCCGGGCGACTCTCCGGCTGAATCCTACCTGAACATCCCCCGCCTGCTGGAGATCGCCCGCGCCGCAGAGGCCGACGCCCTCCACCCCGGCTACGGCTTCCTCGCGGAGAACCCGGCCTTCGCCGCCGCCTGCGCCGCCGCGGGGGTGATCTTCGTGGGTCCGCCGGCCGAGGTGCTGGCGCGGTGTGGCGACAAGGTGACGGCCCGGCAGCGGATCGCCGCCGCCGGCGTCCCGGTCCTGCCGGGAACCGGAGCGGTGGACGACCGGGAGGCAATCGCTGCCGCCGATGTGGTGGGCTATCCGCTGCTGATCAAGGCGGTTGGGGGCGGAGGGGGAAAGGGAATCCACCTGGTGGAGTCGGCGGCTGACCTGCCATCAGCGCTGCGGCTGGCCCGGGGAGAGGCGGTCGCCGCCTTCGGCGACCCGCGGCTGTACCTGGAGCGGTGGCTGGACCGTCCGCGGCACGTGGAGGTGCAGGTGCTGGCCGACGCCCGCGGGGAGGTCGTCCACCTGGGGGAACGGGAGTGCTCGGTGCAGCGGCGCCACCAGAAGGTGATCGAGGAGTCCCCCGCGCCAGCCCTGACCCCCGCGCTGCGCGACCGCCTGGGTATGGCGGCGGTGGCCGCGGCCCGCGCCGTGGGGTACGTCAACGCCGGGACGGTGGAGTTCCTCCTGGACGGGGAGGCCTTCTACTGCATCGAGGTGAACGCGCGGCTGCAGGTGGAACACCCCGTCACAGAGATGGTGACGGGGGTGGACCTGGTGGAGGCGCAGCTGCGCATCGCCGGGGGCGAGCCGCTGTGGTTGGGTCAGGACCAGGTGGTCCTGCGGGGGCACGCCATCGAGTGCCGCGTGGGCGCCGAGGACCCGCACCACGGCTTTCTCCCGTCGCTGGGGGTGATTGTGGAGGTGCGCGAACCCGCAGGGCCGGGCGTGCGGGTGGACAGCGGACTTGTGCCGGGGCTGCCGGTGTCACGGTACTACGATCCGCTGCTGGCCAAGGTGATCACCTGGGGTCCCTCCCGCTCCACCGCCCTCGACCGCATGGCCGCCGCTCTGGACGAAATGGCCGTCTCCGGCGTGCGGACCACCCTGCCCTTCCTCCGCTGGGCAGTGCGCGATCCGGCATTCCGCGCGGGGGCCTACGACATCCGCTTCGCCCAGCGCTGGGACCGGCGGCTGGACGAGCAGCCACCGGACCGGGAGGCGCAGGAGGTCTCGGTGATCGCCGCCTCCCTCTGGACCCACCAGCGGCTGCGGGCAAGGGCGCGTCGCCAGGTGCCGGCGGATGGCTGGCAGCGGGTGGCCCGGCTGGAGGCGCTGCGAGGCGGGATGTGA
- a CDS encoding biotin/lipoyl-containing protein translates to MKYVVSGAGLDVEVEVVEVPGGGYRVRLEGKEYDVRWNPALGGTHWWLEWDSRRQVVVVESEGDLVGVTLAVDHLDLRVAPASPLHRPGRAPDRALPAVEVRAPMPGLLVAVEVRAGQAVGAGEAVAVIEAMKMQMELRTPAAGTVREVRASAGGEVSAGDVIVVLQPDRAAGAV, encoded by the coding sequence GTGAAGTACGTCGTCAGCGGCGCCGGCCTCGATGTGGAGGTAGAGGTGGTGGAGGTCCCCGGTGGAGGCTACCGCGTCCGCCTGGAGGGGAAGGAGTATGATGTCCGATGGAATCCCGCCCTGGGCGGCACGCACTGGTGGCTGGAGTGGGACAGCCGGCGGCAGGTCGTGGTGGTGGAGTCTGAGGGCGACCTGGTGGGCGTGACACTGGCGGTCGACCACCTGGATCTCCGGGTGGCTCCGGCCAGTCCCCTGCACCGTCCAGGCCGTGCGCCGGACCGGGCGCTGCCCGCGGTAGAGGTGCGCGCGCCGATGCCCGGGCTGCTGGTGGCCGTGGAAGTACGGGCGGGCCAGGCGGTGGGCGCCGGAGAGGCGGTGGCGGTGATCGAGGCGATGAAGATGCAGATGGAGCTCCGCACGCCCGCAGCGGGGACGGTGCGGGAGGTGCGGGCGAGCGCCGGCGGTGAGGTCTCAGCCGGAGACGTGATCGTGGTGCTGCAACCGGATCGGGCAGCGGGGGCGGTGTGA
- a CDS encoding methylmalonyl-CoA mutase family protein yields MGARSARKIVYTPADVPAEAARDPGLPGQPPFTRGIYPTMYRGRLWTMRQYAGYGTAEESNRRFHYLLAQGQTGLSVAFDLPTQMGYDSDHPLAEAEVGRVGVAIDSLADMELLLEGLPLDRVSISMTINATAMILLAMVVAVAERRGIDPRLLDGTIQNDILKEYIARGTYIFPPQPSLRLVVDIFRYCTEHLSRWNPISVSGYHIREAGATAVQEVAFTLADALTYLKAAVQAGLDVDRVSPTLSFFFAAQMDLLEEVAKFRAARRLWANLVQERFRPRDPRSRMLRFHTQTAGAALTAQQPDNNVVRVTLQALAAVLGGTQSLHTNARDEALALPTEESALLALRTQQILAYESGVAEVVDPLGGSYYVEALTDQIEREARHLIEEIEQAGGMLAAISSGLVQRMIAESAYQEARAIEAGERIVVGVNRFVQEETVRPRLLRIDPAVVERQRARLSRVRAERDGDAVARALARVRAAAEGDGPVMEPVLEAVRAYATVGEICDVLRSVFGVYRPVAVV; encoded by the coding sequence ATGGGCGCCAGGAGCGCGCGGAAGATCGTCTACACGCCCGCCGACGTCCCGGCAGAGGCCGCCCGGGACCCGGGCCTCCCGGGACAGCCGCCGTTCACCCGCGGCATCTACCCCACCATGTACCGCGGGCGGTTGTGGACGATGCGCCAGTACGCGGGCTACGGCACGGCGGAAGAGTCCAACCGCCGCTTCCACTACCTCCTAGCGCAGGGGCAGACCGGCCTCTCCGTGGCCTTCGACCTGCCTACCCAGATGGGCTACGACTCCGACCACCCCCTGGCCGAGGCGGAGGTGGGCAGGGTCGGCGTGGCCATCGACTCCCTGGCCGACATGGAGCTCCTGCTGGAGGGGCTGCCTCTGGATCGTGTCTCCATCTCCATGACCATCAACGCCACGGCCATGATCCTGCTGGCCATGGTGGTGGCGGTGGCAGAGCGCCGGGGAATCGACCCTCGCCTCCTGGATGGGACCATCCAGAACGACATCCTCAAGGAGTACATCGCCCGCGGGACCTACATCTTCCCCCCGCAGCCCTCCCTGCGTCTGGTCGTCGACATCTTCCGCTACTGCACGGAGCACCTGTCCAGGTGGAACCCCATCAGCGTCAGCGGCTACCACATCCGCGAGGCCGGGGCGACCGCCGTGCAGGAGGTGGCGTTCACCCTGGCAGACGCGCTGACCTACCTGAAGGCGGCGGTGCAGGCGGGGCTGGACGTGGACCGGGTGTCCCCCACGCTCTCCTTCTTCTTCGCCGCGCAGATGGACCTGCTGGAGGAGGTGGCCAAGTTTCGCGCCGCCCGGCGCCTGTGGGCGAATCTGGTACAGGAGCGCTTCCGCCCCCGGGACCCCCGCTCGCGGATGCTCCGCTTCCACACGCAGACCGCGGGGGCGGCGCTGACGGCGCAGCAGCCGGACAACAACGTGGTGCGGGTGACGCTGCAGGCGCTGGCCGCCGTGCTGGGGGGGACCCAGTCACTCCACACCAATGCCCGTGACGAGGCCCTGGCCCTGCCCACGGAGGAGTCCGCCCTGCTGGCACTGCGCACCCAGCAGATCCTGGCCTACGAGAGCGGGGTGGCGGAGGTGGTGGATCCCCTGGGGGGCTCCTACTACGTGGAGGCGCTCACCGACCAGATCGAGCGGGAGGCCCGCCACCTCATCGAGGAGATCGAGCAGGCCGGAGGGATGCTGGCGGCCATCAGCAGCGGCCTGGTGCAGCGCATGATCGCTGAGAGCGCCTATCAGGAGGCGCGGGCGATCGAGGCCGGGGAACGGATCGTCGTCGGCGTCAACCGTTTCGTGCAGGAGGAGACCGTTCGCCCCCGGCTGCTGCGCATCGACCCCGCGGTGGTGGAGCGGCAGCGGGCGCGCCTCTCCCGCGTACGCGCCGAGCGGGACGGTGATGCGGTGGCCCGAGCGCTGGCCCGCGTACGCGCCGCCGCCGAGGGCGATGGCCCCGTGATGGAGCCGGTGCTGGAGGCAGTCCGCGCCTACGCCACCGTCGGCGAGATCTGCGACGTGCTGCGTTCGGTCTTCGGCGTCTACCGCCCGGTGGCGGTGGTGTGA
- the meaB gene encoding methylmalonyl Co-A mutase-associated GTPase MeaB, producing MSLPVEALVAQVLAGSHQAAARLISLVEDGEPEGREALRALLPHAGRAYTIGITGPPGAGKSTLVDALTALLRAEGRQVGIIAVDPTSPFSGGALLADRVRMQAHATDPGVFVRSMATRGHLGGLAPATGDVVRILDALGCNTILIETVGAGQGEVDVVSAADTIAVVTVPGLGDAVQMLKAGIMEIGDLFVVNKADRPDAERTVTEISAMLRLAPPGGWQPPVLKTVALRGEGVGEVLGAIHGHRAYLEAEGLLAIRRRERRKAEILRALQTRISEEVVARARADGTLEALVEAVAEGRLDPHTAAISLLRGI from the coding sequence GTGAGCCTTCCGGTCGAGGCCCTGGTCGCCCAGGTGCTGGCCGGGTCTCATCAGGCGGCGGCACGGCTCATCTCCCTGGTGGAGGACGGGGAGCCCGAGGGCCGGGAAGCGCTGCGCGCCCTCCTGCCGCACGCCGGGCGGGCCTACACCATAGGGATCACCGGCCCGCCGGGGGCGGGCAAGTCCACCCTGGTCGACGCCCTGACCGCGCTGCTGCGAGCCGAAGGCCGCCAGGTGGGGATCATCGCCGTGGACCCGACCAGCCCCTTCAGCGGCGGGGCGCTCCTGGCGGACAGAGTGCGGATGCAGGCGCACGCCACCGACCCCGGGGTCTTCGTCCGCAGCATGGCCACGCGAGGTCACCTGGGAGGGCTGGCCCCGGCCACGGGCGACGTGGTGCGCATCCTGGACGCGCTGGGATGCAACACCATCCTCATCGAGACGGTGGGCGCAGGGCAGGGGGAGGTGGACGTGGTAAGCGCCGCAGACACGATCGCCGTCGTCACCGTCCCGGGCCTGGGCGACGCCGTGCAGATGCTCAAGGCCGGGATCATGGAGATCGGAGACCTCTTCGTGGTCAACAAGGCCGACCGCCCGGATGCGGAGCGGACTGTCACCGAGATCAGCGCCATGCTCCGGCTGGCCCCCCCGGGGGGGTGGCAGCCTCCGGTGCTGAAGACGGTGGCCCTGCGGGGGGAGGGGGTGGGGGAGGTACTGGGGGCGATCCATGGCCACCGTGCCTACCTGGAGGCGGAAGGGCTGCTCGCCATCCGCCGGCGTGAGAGGCGGAAGGCGGAGATCCTTCGGGCCCTGCAGACCCGGATCAGCGAGGAGGTGGTGGCGCGGGCTCGCGCCGACGGGACGCTGGAGGCCCTGGTCGAGGCGGTAGCCGAGGGACGTCTGGACCCCCATACCGCTGCAATAAGCCTGCTACGCGGGATCTGA
- a CDS encoding 3D domain-containing protein: MRGGMPSPPHGSPVSVLALPARRSSSAWLSPLLIGLTVALAGASTGYSAANLRQPGVQGPVRRHPQARALSALPFFPPAPSRSAPSRAEVLSPVLQRRPAPVPDPLARLVDDPVVRQVPARPERAIPLTVIADGKVYQLKSASRTPGEALDDLQIRLRPGDRIFPAGEGPLWPGATVRVIRIRTAAVAKRVPLPVPVVYRSDPTLPRGRVVVTRGRPGVKVQRFLQTFADGKLVSQSFLSQEVIRPSTPQVVRRGTRFLVASRGAFTGYEYLDMVATAYAPWCCRGVDHVTATGRRAGYGVVAVDPRVIPLGSQVYVEGYGYAIAGDVGSAIKGLRIDLGMDTTRLARQFGRRSVRVYIIQKAPPKRPANTQT, encoded by the coding sequence ATGAGGGGTGGCATGCCCTCGCCCCCGCACGGCTCCCCGGTGTCAGTTCTCGCCCTCCCTGCTCGGCGCAGTTCCTCGGCCTGGCTCTCCCCATTGCTGATCGGTTTGACCGTCGCCCTGGCTGGTGCATCGACCGGATACTCCGCCGCCAACCTGCGGCAGCCCGGGGTGCAGGGCCCGGTCAGGCGCCACCCGCAGGCCCGAGCCCTCTCCGCCCTCCCCTTCTTCCCCCCAGCGCCCTCCCGGTCTGCTCCCTCCAGGGCAGAGGTCCTCTCCCCGGTCCTCCAGCGGCGACCCGCCCCGGTCCCCGATCCTCTGGCCCGGCTGGTGGACGATCCCGTGGTGAGGCAGGTGCCTGCCAGGCCGGAGCGGGCCATCCCCCTGACGGTCATCGCCGATGGGAAGGTCTACCAGCTCAAGAGCGCCTCTCGCACCCCGGGGGAGGCGCTGGATGACCTGCAGATCCGGCTGAGGCCGGGCGACCGGATCTTCCCCGCCGGGGAGGGACCTCTCTGGCCGGGAGCGACCGTCCGGGTCATCCGCATCCGCACGGCCGCGGTAGCCAAGCGCGTTCCCCTCCCCGTGCCCGTCGTCTACCGGTCCGATCCCACCCTGCCCCGGGGTCGGGTCGTGGTCACCCGGGGACGTCCCGGGGTCAAAGTGCAGCGCTTCCTCCAGACCTTCGCCGACGGGAAGCTGGTCTCGCAGTCGTTCCTGAGCCAGGAGGTGATCCGCCCCAGTACCCCGCAGGTGGTGCGCAGAGGCACAAGGTTCCTGGTCGCCTCGCGGGGGGCCTTCACCGGATATGAGTACCTGGACATGGTGGCCACCGCCTACGCTCCCTGGTGCTGCCGCGGGGTGGATCACGTCACCGCCACGGGCCGGCGCGCCGGGTACGGCGTGGTCGCCGTTGACCCGCGGGTCATCCCTCTGGGCAGCCAGGTCTACGTCGAAGGCTACGGCTATGCTATCGCCGGAGACGTGGGCAGCGCCATCAAGGGGCTGCGCATAGACCTGGGCATGGACACCACGCGCCTGGCCAGGCAGTTCGGTCGCCGTTCGGTGCGTGTCTACATAATCCAGAAGGCCCCGCCAAAGCGTCCCGCGAACACCCAGACGTGA
- the rsmA gene encoding 16S rRNA (adenine(1518)-N(6)/adenine(1519)-N(6))-dimethyltransferase RsmA: MTLPLGDPGELATPAGTARILRAFAIRPRKRLGQHFLVSRRVLQRLLAEADLRPGELALEVGAGLGTLTVALAATGAAVVAVEVDERLIPVLRAATAGCQAVRIVHGDIMALDPVALTLGHPAVKLVANLPYQIASPLLVRCLETLPALTRAVVTVQAEVAERIQASPGSPAYGALSVAVQFRARARRVLRVPPGAFLPPPQVHSAVLRLDVLPAPRVRVRDAALFFAVVRAAFGQRRKMLRRALAAAWPTAAAELPEICARAGIDPQRRGETLTLAEFAALTDALAEALRHNGEGRGSGSPPPGGRS; this comes from the coding sequence GTGACCCTTCCACTGGGCGACCCGGGGGAACTGGCCACCCCCGCCGGGACCGCCCGCATCCTGCGCGCCTTTGCCATCCGCCCCCGCAAGCGCCTGGGGCAGCACTTCCTCGTCAGCCGCCGCGTGCTGCAGCGCCTGCTGGCTGAGGCCGACCTCCGCCCCGGCGAACTGGCCCTGGAGGTAGGTGCCGGCCTGGGCACGCTCACCGTGGCTCTGGCTGCCACGGGAGCGGCGGTGGTGGCCGTGGAGGTGGACGAACGGCTGATCCCCGTGCTGCGCGCCGCCACCGCCGGATGTCAGGCGGTTCGCATCGTGCACGGTGACATCATGGCGCTGGACCCGGTGGCCCTCACCCTGGGGCACCCCGCGGTGAAGCTGGTGGCCAACCTGCCCTACCAGATTGCCTCCCCGCTGCTGGTGCGCTGCCTGGAGACGCTCCCCGCGCTGACTCGCGCCGTGGTCACCGTGCAGGCGGAGGTGGCGGAGCGCATCCAGGCCTCGCCAGGGAGCCCGGCCTACGGGGCGCTCTCGGTGGCGGTGCAGTTCCGGGCCCGGGCCCGCAGGGTGCTGCGGGTGCCACCCGGCGCCTTTTTGCCTCCGCCGCAGGTGCACTCGGCGGTACTGCGGCTGGACGTCCTCCCGGCGCCGCGGGTGCGGGTGCGCGACGCGGCCCTCTTCTTCGCCGTGGTGCGCGCCGCCTTCGGCCAGCGGCGCAAGATGCTGCGCCGCGCTCTGGCGGCGGCCTGGCCCACTGCTGCGGCGGAGCTGCCCGAGATCTGTGCGCGCGCAGGAATCGACCCACAGCGCCGGGGCGAGACGCTCACCCTGGCGGAGTTTGCCGCCCTGACGGATGCCCTGGCTGAGGCCCTGCGCCATAATGGAGAGGGAAGAGGAAGCGGCTCTCCTCCCCCAGGAGGTAGGTCATGA